From a single Mangifera indica cultivar Alphonso chromosome 19, CATAS_Mindica_2.1, whole genome shotgun sequence genomic region:
- the LOC123202602 gene encoding 2-oxoisovalerate dehydrogenase subunit alpha 1, mitochondrial-like isoform X1 — protein MIWLRRSRTIAQTPKYKYGLLLGVIGFQSCNSSSQHLHASSSSSSTNYDRHLLSSPCKYSTAINVSDKLLKSTVALKHLDSTAFGNHSDNEQALDFPGGKVSYTSEMRFISESLEKRIPCYRVLDDNGEVINGSDFEEVSKEVALKMYNAMVTLQMMDSIFYEAQRQGRISFYLTSMGEEAISIASAAALSSDDCILPQYREPGVLLWRGFTIQEFANQLFGNKADYGKGRQMPIHYGSNKHNYITISSPIATQLPQAVGVAYSLKMDKKDACAVTYTGDGGTSEGDFHAALNFAAVTDSPVIFICRNNGWAISTNVSEQFRSDGVVLKGQAYGIQSIRVDGNDALAVYSAIHSARKVAITEKRPVLVEALTYRVGHHSTSDDSTKYRPVDEIEYWKSARNPVNRFRNWIESNGWWSDTEEAELRSSLKKQLLQAIQAAEKTEKSAVADLFTDVYDVPPKNLREQEKQLRETIKKYPQDYPSDVPV, from the exons ATGATTTGGTTGAGAAGATCAAGAACCATAGCCCAAACTCCAAAGTACAAATATGGTTTGCTGCTCGGAGTCATCGGCTTCCAGAGCTGTAATTCCTCCTCTCAACATTTacatgcttcttcttcttcttcttcaacaaattATGATCGGCATTTACTTTCTTCTCCATGCAAATACTCAACCGCCATTAATGTCTCCGATAAGCTCCTCAAATCAACAGTTGCTCTGAAACACTTGGATTCGACGGCGTTTGGCAATCACAGCGACAATGAACAG GCCTTGGATTTCCCTGGTGGAAAGGTTTCTTACACTTCTGAAATGAGATTCATTTCAGAGTCTCTGGAAAAAAGAATTCCCTGTTATCGAGTTCTTGATGACAACGGAGAGGTTATCAATGGCAGCGATTTTGAAGAG GTAAGCAAGGAAGTTGCTTTGAAGATGTACAATGCCATGGTGACACTTCAAATGATGGACTCCATTTTCTATGAAGCACAGAGGCAAGGAAGAATTTCCTTCTATCTCACTTCAATGGGGGAAGAAGCCATCAGCATAGCTTCTGCAGCTGCACTTAGTTCTGATGATTGTATATTGCCCCAG TATCGCGAGCCTGGAGTTCTTTTGTGGCGAGGTTTCACAATACAAGAATTTGCCAACCAATTGTTTGGAAATAAGGCTGATTATGGGAAAGGCCGGCAGATGCCGATTCATTATGGCTCTAACAAGCACAACTACATCACCATTTCATCACCTATCGC TACACAACTTCCTCAAGCTGTCGGTGTTGCTTACTCCCTTAAAATGGATAAAAAGGATGCATGTGCAGTCACATATACTGGAGATGGCGGCACCAGTGAG GGAGATTTTCATGCAGCTTTGAACTTTGCAGCAGTTACAGACTCCCCTGTTATTTTCATCTGTCGCAACAATGGCTGGGCAATTAGTACCAATGTATCAGAGCAATTTCGAA GTGACGGTGTTGTGTTAAAGGGTCAAGCTTATGGAATTCAAAGCATTCGGGTAGATGGAAACGATGCACTTGCAGTTTATAGTGCAATTCACAGCGCTCGCAAAGTGGCTATTACTGAGAAGAGACCTGTATTAGTGGAG GCCCTTACGTACAGAGTAGGACACCACTCCACATCAGATGACTCCACCAAGTATAGGCCAGTTGATGAAATTGAATATTGGAAATCAGCGAGGAATCCTGTGAATAGATTTAGAAATTGGATTGAAAGCAACGGCTGGTGGAGTGACACTGAAGAAGCTGAACTTCGAAGCAGCCTGAAGAAGCAG CTGCTGCAAGCAATTCAAGCTGcagagaaaacagaaaaatcaGCAGTTGCAGACTTGTTCACTGATGTTTATGATGTTCCACCAAAAAACCTTCGCGAGCAGGAGAAACAACTCAGAGAAACCATCAAAAAATACCCACAAGACTACCCCTCTGATGTTCCTGTATAG
- the LOC123202602 gene encoding 2-oxoisovalerate dehydrogenase subunit alpha 1, mitochondrial-like isoform X2, with protein MAFCLAFPRKFSHHFTRNQCFLGLIMKQGLSNRNHITSLVGEIGKINSMGGFGYGRTLCSSLALVQQHLLHVEINALDFPGGKVSYTSEMRFISESLEKRIPCYRVLDDNGEVINGSDFEEVSKEVALKMYNAMVTLQMMDSIFYEAQRQGRISFYLTSMGEEAISIASAAALSSDDCILPQYREPGVLLWRGFTIQEFANQLFGNKADYGKGRQMPIHYGSNKHNYITISSPIATQLPQAVGVAYSLKMDKKDACAVTYTGDGGTSEGDFHAALNFAAVTDSPVIFICRNNGWAISTNVSEQFRSDGVVLKGQAYGIQSIRVDGNDALAVYSAIHSARKVAITEKRPVLVEALTYRVGHHSTSDDSTKYRPVDEIEYWKSARNPVNRFRNWIESNGWWSDTEEAELRSSLKKQLLQAIQAAEKTEKSAVADLFTDVYDVPPKNLREQEKQLRETIKKYPQDYPSDVPV; from the exons ATGGCTTTCTGCTTGGCCTTCCCAAGAAAATTTTCCCATCATTTTACAAGAAACCAGTGCTTTTTAGGATTAATTATGAAACAAGGCTTAAGCAACCGTAACCACATTACTAGTTTAGTTGGAGAAATTggtaaaattaattcaatgggAGGATTTGGTTATGGAAGAACACTTTGCTCTTCTCTTGCTCTTGTACAACAACATTTGCTTCATGTTGAAATTAAT GCCTTGGATTTCCCTGGTGGAAAGGTTTCTTACACTTCTGAAATGAGATTCATTTCAGAGTCTCTGGAAAAAAGAATTCCCTGTTATCGAGTTCTTGATGACAACGGAGAGGTTATCAATGGCAGCGATTTTGAAGAG GTAAGCAAGGAAGTTGCTTTGAAGATGTACAATGCCATGGTGACACTTCAAATGATGGACTCCATTTTCTATGAAGCACAGAGGCAAGGAAGAATTTCCTTCTATCTCACTTCAATGGGGGAAGAAGCCATCAGCATAGCTTCTGCAGCTGCACTTAGTTCTGATGATTGTATATTGCCCCAG TATCGCGAGCCTGGAGTTCTTTTGTGGCGAGGTTTCACAATACAAGAATTTGCCAACCAATTGTTTGGAAATAAGGCTGATTATGGGAAAGGCCGGCAGATGCCGATTCATTATGGCTCTAACAAGCACAACTACATCACCATTTCATCACCTATCGC TACACAACTTCCTCAAGCTGTCGGTGTTGCTTACTCCCTTAAAATGGATAAAAAGGATGCATGTGCAGTCACATATACTGGAGATGGCGGCACCAGTGAG GGAGATTTTCATGCAGCTTTGAACTTTGCAGCAGTTACAGACTCCCCTGTTATTTTCATCTGTCGCAACAATGGCTGGGCAATTAGTACCAATGTATCAGAGCAATTTCGAA GTGACGGTGTTGTGTTAAAGGGTCAAGCTTATGGAATTCAAAGCATTCGGGTAGATGGAAACGATGCACTTGCAGTTTATAGTGCAATTCACAGCGCTCGCAAAGTGGCTATTACTGAGAAGAGACCTGTATTAGTGGAG GCCCTTACGTACAGAGTAGGACACCACTCCACATCAGATGACTCCACCAAGTATAGGCCAGTTGATGAAATTGAATATTGGAAATCAGCGAGGAATCCTGTGAATAGATTTAGAAATTGGATTGAAAGCAACGGCTGGTGGAGTGACACTGAAGAAGCTGAACTTCGAAGCAGCCTGAAGAAGCAG CTGCTGCAAGCAATTCAAGCTGcagagaaaacagaaaaatcaGCAGTTGCAGACTTGTTCACTGATGTTTATGATGTTCCACCAAAAAACCTTCGCGAGCAGGAGAAACAACTCAGAGAAACCATCAAAAAATACCCACAAGACTACCCCTCTGATGTTCCTGTATAG